The segment ttcccggccgggTGACGGGTTCACTCAcagttgaaacacaaaaaatcaGTTCTCAATTGAACGCCGGTTCcgaaccagccctgaaactgtctcggtcgaaaaggggtatcatACAGGTTGCCAACCGTGTCGATTCTACACAGAGTTACATTTCGGAGGAGGTGCGCATCGGCTTcttgcgtaggcctctgcataggtacgggagctacaaaGACCTATGTACATAGGCTACACCTGGCTTTACTCGTCCAAGAATTAAAAGTTGTCAGCTGAATGACCCTAAACATGGCTGTTTCATTTGAAGCTCTGGCTTTCTTTTCCCTATTTCTCCTAATTTCTTATTACCATCTTTTCAACAACATCTAACTGGATGAAGGACTCTTCTCAGCTAAAGGGTTCCAGTGACCCTCAAATTAACCACAAAGGCTCATTGAGACTCTGCTTAGTCgtgctgttgttgctgcattGCTCTGTGTAGAGCTAACACGAGACAGCTCATATGAGACAACTCAGGATCTTCTGTACTGCTGATCTGAGTCATCCACTTTAATGCCAAACTCTAGAGCACGCTCAACAACAATGGGGTCTCAGTTGGCTTCAAAGCTAATCCtcgcatttattttttattgctgGACTTCTTAATAAATGTCATAATTGTTTCCTGACCTCCTGCGAGTTTGGAGGTCTGGGGAtgtgtctttttctttcctcttttctatATTTTCATAACTGTTACATCTCTACACCAAGAACCAAACTGTGACAGTCAGATGGGTGTATGATTTCTGGTGTAGGGGCCTCTTCTGATATCAACATATGGAGTTTTTTTCTCATAGAAATCTTGAtggttgaatgttgttttattagcaTCAAGAGGTATTCTCCCCTTTCTTCTCCTTCCATCTGCTGAGGAGGATCAGCAGATGGAAGAAATGATAAGAAAAACAGTTCCTGATTGACCAAGAAATATAATCACAGCGAAGAAGCTGGAGCACAGATATGCTGTTATAGTGTTTGACATTTATAAAAactctgcagggagtgatggaCTCACAGAGGTGGGGATGTAGATGAAGAGCGAGTAGCCGTACACACACACGGTCTCCAGGAAGGAATAGCCTCCAACCTGCCTCTCGTTCCCCTGCCGCCAGGTCAGGAAAccccacagacagacaggcacaaGCCAGGCgtacaaaaaaatcacaactgcAGCTATCGTCACTGAGAGGACAGAGAAACAGGGTAGGTCTCAGTAAAGCAAAGACAGACTGATTCAGTCTGATCAGATACAAAGTGCTGGGCTCACCTCTGTGGAACTGCGGTCTGTAGTGATACGCAGGGTTTCCCATTTGACTCAGGAACGTGGACAAGTTCCCGCTGATCGCTACCGAGAACACCAGGGTCACACAGATCCAGAATGGacctaaatacacacacagagaacattttacattttgttatcTTTAAGGAGTCAACAACTCAACTCGTTATTTATATAGAATGTTTTATACactcaagcatgcagcccaaagtgcttcacaaaaaaacaacatataaaaaaacAGGGAGACGTGAAAAAACAGCAATAGTTAAATGATAGAAGGCTAAagcaagatagaggaaagttatataaaatacttaaatataatcacgataaaatcaataaaataaaatcagataaacaaaaataaaatcagataaataccaaaaaaattcaataaaataattaccataaaattaatacaataagatcagataaataaaataaaatcaacaaaataaaatcagataaatataagaacatttaaaaaaatcaacaaaataaaatcggatatataccagaaaaataaaataaaattgtgaaaataaaatcagataaaataaataaaatcaataacaataaaataatatcagataaataacagaataataaaataaacaaaataaataagattgacttaaataaaaaaataaaaaaatgctaaCACAATTGTCATTACAGTAATAAGGCAGTCCTGGGCTCAAAAggaattactccaagttaaaagccagattaaaaaggtacaTGTTTAAAAGTTAACttaaaacatacaacattaaCTCTCTCTACTTACCTGTGCGTAAGCCCAATGGTTCTATGATTTTTAACCATAAATCAGATGTAACATGTCCTCACCATAAAGGTCGGGGTTGCTCCTGATGTGATGCTTGATGAAGTTTTTCCCAGGTAATGGCATCACAGAGCCTTTAACTCGATCCAGGACCTGCAGCACATAATAGGTGTCACATAACAacatcaaaaaatatattttcataatgAAATGTGTGTAATAAACAGACTGATATGACTCCTACCTGTACTGTGTCAATATTAAAGAAAGACTGATAGTACTCAAAGGTCCAGAATCCACCGGTAGCTTTCTGACCTCTTAACAGCTGGAAGCACAGACACCATTTAAATATCAGGACTCTAACTTTTGTTTCAATGTGTCAAGAGTCTACATAGATAGTTTACTCACCTCTGAACTCTCCTCTTGACCCTCCTCATCATCTGACAGGTCCAgtttcacctcctctcctcctcctccccctccaccgcctcctcctcctgctggtgCTGTAGTGTTGCTGGTGTTTGAGACTGACATGCTCAGTGTGGAGGCTCCGGGGTTTGAAGACAGGAGCTCTGCTGCCTCCTCGAACTCTGCAGACGTACAACAAGAAGCATAGAGAGTAAGAAGATCGAAGTATTAGAGATAGAAGGATAAGAGTGTGCACACAAAGAAACAGTTCTAGACAAGGAATCTTGTTACAACATGCTGGTTATCTACTGGCTCTGTTGACTGAGCACCAAAGAAGCAAACAAGATGAGACAGGAGCTATATTTATATGGAGCCAGAGAGCTAGTTTAAACCTCTCTGCCAGCATTAATTGTCATTTCCtactaaaaactgtagtttgaCAATACGATACAACATAATAAGATAATGATGTTTTGAATTTACAGCCCATATACACAGAGTAATGTGACAACAAATAGTTTCAATAGGGGTACCAGAAGTCTGCTTTGGGATTGATTTATTAGATATTTTAAGGAATGTGTGAGTTTGGATTTTTGCTGGTATTCCATATGCCAATACTTTCCAACTCATTTTGGTCAACACCGTTATCCATACTGATATttacacccttttttttttcattttaaagaacacaaagtCACTCTTGTAGTACAATTAACCTGTTACTGTTATTATGACAGTCTATTTGTTTTGGAGCAGAGAGGCTGCAGACTGGTTTTAGCCAGCGGTGCATTgagttcttatttttatttgagaTGCTAAATAAAATTGGTAGAGTTAAAGGAGTGGTGTTTTACGCCTCCTTGCATAACCTGTGCCTCAAAAGCAttgaaaacagctgtttttctgtctgtttctgacaCTTTAGAGAGAAACTTCCATACAGCGACCATTTTTAAGCTAGCTGTTGGCACGCAGGTACTCACAATTAATGCGTCACATATAAGCAGCAATTTTTGTTTCTGCCAGCACGACTATTAACATTTTAAGCTCTTCCTATGGAAGCACATATGTaccaaaatcaaaattaaaaaactcatttgaaaatgaaattgcattaacagtaatgctttttaattttctaaatatgtgCCAATTATTTGactcaaataaaatgaatattcaataatcctattTGCATTTTAGTTTTCATCTTCAACAATGCTATATTATgtcacaattaaaatgaaaaagaaaaagacatttgctttttgattttcaaaaaatgcccctcctAAATAAGCATTATAAttcaaatcaaaaagaaaatttCACCTTcaccttttttcattttaaattctgGTACAAATATGCTTCCATACTTTTCTGCCGATACCAATACTATGCATTTAATATAATGCATCCCTAATATTTGTATAAAGAGATATGGAAAGTGAAATATGAATTAGGGGcaataaacaaacactgcagcagaatGTTGGTTTGAATTTCACAATTCTAACCTTGAAATTGTAGATCATTTGGACTGGCCATGACTGCAGTGAACGATCAGAAACCTCAGGCAACACCTGTGAGaacatgaacactgatgtgAGACGTTTTCACACAGAGAACAGCCCCCTTAAAGCTGAGCATAGTCCAGAAGTTAACTGATACACTGTCAGACCTGTAAAGATAACATATGTTACATCTCAGATCAGTAAGCTAACCGTTCAGAAAGCTCACATTAATAGTTAAATATAGTCATTCAGCTTGATATTAAAAGACAATGAGACAATCTCCCCATGTACTTGTGTGTGGTGAGAAAAGGTCTTTAAAACCTACCTGTGGGCAGCAGGATGTCCCTGATGGGGATGATGGCGTGACAGTTGCCACGAAGCTGTGACGGCCGATGATAGCTACCTGCTAGGATACACGAACACAAGAACTCTTTCTAAACATATGTTTAAAGATGTAAAGGTGTAAAGCTTACATGTAGGACAGCACAACCATTATAGGGTTAGTGAACGGACACAGAATGATAGTAATAAGGCGACACAGCTAACGTCTATCTTTCATTGATCGTGTAAAAACTGTCAGGCAGTCCAGTTGACATGTCTTCCGGTACACGTCACCTCGTAAACAAAGCTGTCACGTGGTCCACGTTCTTCTAACATGGTtgttgagtttatttttttattttattgaaatgtttattttattcatgcaTTACTTAAATAAGATGTTATCTACacagccatcttttttttttgataaatatattaattattctgaaattttgGTTTATCAGATCTCGCATGTTGGCGTGTAGGTTCGGGCCTAAAATGCACTCGTTTTAGTTATGTTAATTTAAGAAAAGgaatgaatgtttgttttctctttaattttcactgtgaggttaaactgcacatttttttctctggtcccctttatttaacattcttattattgctattattattagattgttgacttatttattttcaaactgtgaatACCAATtccattataatttatattactttatgtctttatttcctttattttcataaaatgtaaaacaaaaaaaaaaaacaaaaaaaaactgagcacaaatgatttactttgactttaagaaataaaaaatattattatatataataaaagGAATGAATCTCAGATTAAAATCAAAGTTAGTAAAAGTTATATTAATCTTTTTGTTCAAGTGACAGTTATGCGGAACCTTTCTGAGGCAGATATTTCAGTCGGAAGATTTACACCGCGTCACCTTGCGGGCGCCATCTTGGCTCCATGTGAGCTGTCTGTTTGACAGGCAGGATGTTGGTAATGGGTGAAGGTGACCGTAGTTgtgaataaaaactttaaaaatgtctacGTTTCGTGTAGTGAGGAGGATGTTCTGTGTCGCGGCCGAAACAGCTGCAGCTCCGGTCGCAGGCAGCAGATGGGAGAGACTGAAAAAGAGCAAAGCGGGTGAGAAACTGAACACCGTGGACATGCAGGGGAGACAGTCAGTGAGAGGTTTCAGGGACGACACCAAGCTAGCTTCAAGTCACAAATACTTCATCCCTGTATCAAAATGTCAGGAGTTTAACTATTTTAGGACGATGCAGTTGAAAAAAAGAGATGCCTAGAATTAATTATGGCCTCATATATCATTACGAACTTCAATgtaaagtgtctttttttttacactgacaTTCTCAAATTGTTATCTAATGGAACAGCTCTACTGTTAGTTggttgtgttcagtgtagatgctgtTACAAAATATAACAATTTGAGAAAGTGCCTATCATAATAAGGTCCTACAGACAGTGACCTTTTATTATGATGCATTAGATTTTGTAAGACTGGCAGCCCCAACGTCAAAGCCAACAGACCACATTCACGTGACAGATCATTAGCAGCAGGAGTTGCTGGCCCACCTCTGTTAGTGGGTTATTGTAAAGGGAATTTTGTGTTGAAATGGTAAGTCAAGATCTGACAAAACAgtttaataaaacacaataacccccctttttttttacattcacatttaaccttatacacaacaataaaacacaggggaCAATTATATtaacagtaacacaaaacaacaaacaagcaaaaacaaaatccacaaacagaacagagagagagagaaaaaaaagacttgtaTAGATATTAACTCACTCCTCACACGACAAGTTCAACCTctataatttcataatttttcttctttaaatattttttagccgttaaaaaataaaaaataaatagattgaaATAACCGAAAATCTTTGATCAGTGATCACAAATCAAATTTTGCGCTAATGTCACTAAAACTTCTGAAATAAGTGTGTGTAAAACTTAACCCCATaggttttcaaaatgaaatatttggtTCTTTTCAAAGGCTATTGATTTTTCCAATTTCAAATATCTCAGTTCATTACTCCAGTGTTTTAGAATAACTTTCTTAAAtacaagagggaaaaaaaacacaataacccATATTAAGGCATCAGAAACATATAAAAACGTACTTCACAGGGTAAGATTATTGGTTTTGTGAAGAGAGCCTGGTGGCAgttatatataacatttgttTCCGGTTCATACCACTTACCTCTTTAACTTAAAGGTCTATCTTAGAAGAAATCCATCCTTTGATAATGTTCTCAGACCcttgaagccaatcggtggccaaaacacacttttatggGATGTACCCACAGTGTGTTTGAAAGCTACGGACTACATTCACTGGAGCAAGTCTCTCTTTTGTTGACTTTAAAGGGATACTtccgttttttttaagtggggttgtatgctttttatgtcactagtaattgttcGGAGGCCggtcagctctgcctctttaatgagaaactccagagacaaactgcacaaaagctaggctacagtttctgcagatggggccaGTTCTGCCACGTTATTTAGACAATTTTGAAAGACTCCGACCTGAGCACTCGTCTCGGTTTAAGTATACGCTCTGCTTGCAAATTTTTTAGAACTTCATTTTGCCACCAGAAAGCCTGTTCGTTTTTCACACTTTTGCAGAGGCAACCTAGACGTGTTCTTCTGCCTGATCAGCTAATCCGATCTATGATATGCCTCACTTATATATTGTCAACTTTTGACAGTTTTACATATCAGTTTTGTATTATATGAAGCAGGAAATACCTATGATTACCCGGCGGACACAGTAATGTGTGAGGTTGTTATATCAGCTCGGTCTTCCCCCTCAGCGCCTAacacaaggcaaggcagctttatttgtatagcgcatttcatacatgagggcaactcactgtgctttacattaaaacattaaaagcattggagacattcagacaggcataaaagaacataattaaaatgacaaatataataaaacagaaaaggaaaaggaaaattggaaatatattaaaaattacattaaaattttaatttaaagtgggttaaaataatctaagataggaaggcagtggcaaataaaaaagttttagtctttgatttaaaagaggtgagagttggagcagacctacagctttcagggagtgtgttccagatatgtggtccataatgactaaacactgcttcaccatgtttcattctgactcttgggactgaaagcagaccagtacctgatgacctcagaggtcaaggtggttcataaagtagcagccgatcagcaatgtattttgggctcaaaccattcagtgctttataaaccatcagcaggattttaaagtctattctctgacagacaggaagccagtgtagagatctaagaactggagtgatgtggtctacttttttggtccttgttaggactcaagcagcagcattctgtattagctgcagccgtctgatggactttttagggagtcttgtaaagaccccgttgcagtagtctagtctgctaaagataaatgcatggacgagtttttctgcatcctgctgagacataagtcctttaatccttgatatattcttaaggtgatagcaGGCGGACTTTTTAATTGTCTTAATgcggctgctgaaattaaggtctgagtctatgattacaccaacacagtgtattttgataATGTAAGAATGTTGTACAGATCTTGGGTTGTATCATTACTAGGGTTCCAAAGGGGTGAaacatttccatgggaagttaagttGGGGAATTTTGGAATTATTcgaaattggaaattatgggaattaatgggaattaacttggaatttaatggaaaggtatcatatccaagcataaatatttgttttgtttataagcagacatccatccaaagtaatacaattaaaacagatttatttataggtagaactttatcaatcgttaaatattttactgaacaatcaattctttcattgaagaacaaaaacatgaatgttgagttaaatactACTCATCcacccgacccaacccattcaaaaatgaacaacaatGCAATCCCCACacagtcccattcaaaatgttaaatgaaaagagcccctctccctccaaaaaagtctgAAACCTTGTtgtttagtcaggattatgctaaaatatattttccccaacttaatttaagttccctattaagagccaacattcaattaattcccataaattcccatggaaagtttccaactttgaaaattcctggaattttgcaaccctaatcattatgcaataaaaaaacaatcagatataaatatatataagttCCATGTTTAAAAATACCAGAATTACTTTTCAGGTTTGAAAAGTGCAACCTCATATTTTAGAATCAGCAACTAGGATCAAAAGATCTAGAACATATATGAACTTGTCCTTACGTATACAGGTGTGTGGTGTCGCGGCCTGGTGACGGACTACAAAGAGGCGTGTCGGGAGATATTCGTGGGAGCGTGGGAGCGACCAATCAAAGCCTCGGTATACGGGACTCTGCTGGGCGGGGCCTTGGCCTGTTTTTACACTAAACCTGATCAGTCATCATTCGAGGCCGCCCTTCTGGATCGCTCAAATGAGCTGGGCCTCCTGTCCCCCTGGATCCGTAACGCCACCTCCGACGGCCACGTGCAGAGTCTGGTAAAGCTTCGTAACGAGGGACGCCTCCGTCACATCAGCTTTGGTTTACTTTCCCTGGTTTACCGTGCAGACTACGACCTGGCCGCCTCCCTGTACGAGGCCCAGTGCTCCAACCTGTCGGTGCCCTGGAGGGAGCTGCATCAGCGGGTGCTGGATGTGGGATTTGTTGGCTTTTGGTGGGTCCTGGACTCAAAGATGAAGGACTATGATGTAAATGATGATGAGTTCAAGCACCTGCCAGTATACATGCAGCACACTGCCGCTCCTAGTGTTCAGGAAGTGGAGAGGAGTGAGAGGCTGCATAAAGAGTCGTGGTTACCTCCggctgtggaggaggaggaggcgggaaCAAAAGTAGTGGACCGAAAAGAGGAAGTCATGAGTGAGGAGAGCCAAATTAAAGAGGAACAGACTCCAGCCTGAGTTTATCACAGACATTTCAAACATTCTGGATGTCAAACGGTAGCCTACCAGAGTACTTATATCCTTTTTTACATAACGTCTAACTCAACAAACTGCTGTGAGCTGACGCTTTACAACCTGCAACTTTCCCAATGGTTTACTGCTACAAACCAGGAAAAGTAAACGTCATaaaaacataacatttgttatttttatttattgtcacatGCTATTTTGTTTCACATAAAATATAAGAAACCATTAAAGCTATAAAACAtgtctcaataaatcaatcatctCAAGatgtcttcctttctttcctgctgAATTCCAATAATATATTAGTGCAGAGAATCAGCCGTTCACTTTTATAAAATTCCCACATGCAGGGTCAATTTAGTATCAGTGTGAGACTTTTGTGTAGTGTGCACTCTTACTTTTTGTGCACTCCTCAAGGccaatccgtcacggcacctgatctgatcgttttctattctagtcaatctgatAACCCCCACCGTATCCGTTGCGTTcgggctgcgtctctgatccggcaggtctgaacGCAACAGAttagatacgcaagacttctatttctgccggatgccggagcacgacgcatcagtTCAGCAGAGAGCAAATggaatgggacaggaagtcgggcacctaaacaaaatgaaagtatCTAGTTAATTTTCCGAACAATACACTcagtgttatcgttagatcgtttttaac is part of the Notolabrus celidotus isolate fNotCel1 chromosome 20, fNotCel1.pri, whole genome shotgun sequence genome and harbors:
- the yipf2 gene encoding protein YIPF2; the protein is MASPNDLQFQEFEEAAELLSSNPGASTLSMSVSNTSNTTAPAGGGGGGGGGGGEEVKLDLSDDEEGQEESSELLRGQKATGGFWTFEYYQSFFNIDTVQVLDRVKGSVMPLPGKNFIKHHIRSNPDLYGPFWICVTLVFSVAISGNLSTFLSQMGNPAYHYRPQFHRVTIAAVVIFLYAWLVPVCLWGFLTWRQGNERQVGGYSFLETVCVYGYSLFIYIPTSVLWIIPFEWLRWTLILIAMVISGSVLVLTFWPVVRDDTKVMAVATVATIVVLHTLLAVGCKMYFFQTAAHIPAPLTTATPAQVTLVTNPH
- the timm29 gene encoding mitochondrial import inner membrane translocase subunit Tim29, with protein sequence MSTFRVVRRMFCVAAETAAAPVAGSRWERLKKSKAGVWCRGLVTDYKEACREIFVGAWERPIKASVYGTLLGGALACFYTKPDQSSFEAALLDRSNELGLLSPWIRNATSDGHVQSLVKLRNEGRLRHISFGLLSLVYRADYDLAASLYEAQCSNLSVPWRELHQRVLDVGFVGFWWVLDSKMKDYDVNDDEFKHLPVYMQHTAAPSVQEVERSERLHKESWLPPAVEEEEAGTKVVDRKEEVMSEESQIKEEQTPA